One segment of Deltaproteobacteria bacterium DNA contains the following:
- a CDS encoding 5-oxoprolinase has product MGGRRRPRGEARRWQFWIDRGGTFTDCLGRDPVTGAIRVAKVLSSDRAPLDGIRRILGRSDGDPIPPCDIRMGTTIATNALLERKGTPCALAITRGFRDLLAIGNQTRPDIFAIDIRKPEALYTRVVEVDARCDASGRAVVEPDIDALRRSLREVRGAGIDSLAVVVLHAYRSGALERVIGDVARDLGFRHVSLSHEVAAEIGMVGRGDTTVVDAYLTPLLRDYVAGLLRELPGSSLRMMQSSGGLTDARRFRGRNAVLSGPAAGVVATAHLAREAGLPGAIGFDMGGTSTDVSRYDGAYERVYETEVAGVRLRAPMMAIHTVAAGGGSICRARGGRLTVGPDSAGADPGPLCYGRAGARDLTVTDVNLALGRVLPDRFPLPLCREPVDAALAALASRVGRPPEEVAAGLFAIANHNMAEAIRQVTIARGRDVRDDALVVFGGAGGQHACAIARQLGIRTLLFHRFAGVLSAYGMGLADVTWHGEADAGRLAVDAGIAGALEPAFARLAAAGRAALRADGFTPDQIHTVRRVDLRYRGTETPIPVDVDDRADAAALRAAFEAAHERLFGYARPGHPIEVAAVRVETIARARPPDARRPLVAPAERPAPPPLRRTRVWAGDRFCDAPVYARESLAPGVRIAGPAIVVEDTGTVVVDPGFALAAIDADRIAVTATAATTTATARRRARASDRPDPVQLEIFNNRFMSIATQMGAVLRRTALSTNIRERLDFSCAVFDRDGGLVANAPHIPVHLGAMGESVRCTLAAHPDPQPGDVYATNDPAAGGSHLPDITVVTPVHDDRGVLRFFTASRGHHADVGGITPGSMPPFSRSIDEEGAVLRALRIVRGGRFDEAAVRAALSAGPWPARDPDANIADLQAQIAANRTGARLLRDTIDEYGLAVVDAYMRHVQDNAAAEVATEIAALPDGDHAFEDALDDGTPICVRISVSGDRMTVDFSGTGPQVDGNLNAPRAVTVAAVLYVLRALVGAPIPLNSGCLRNVSIRVPPGSVLDPAPGAAVCGGNVETSQRVVDVLLAALGKAAASQGTMNNLTFGDDTFGYYETIAGGAGAGPGFHGASGVHTHMTNTRITGPEVLEARYPVRLVQFSLRRGSGGAGRWRGGDGVVREIELLRPMCVSILSERRARAPFGLAGGHPGAPGRNLHNGAPLPGKVELDAAAGDRIRIETPGGGGYGPPDQAT; this is encoded by the coding sequence ATGGGCGGGCGACGGCGACCGCGCGGCGAGGCGCGCAGATGGCAGTTCTGGATCGACCGCGGCGGCACGTTCACCGATTGTCTCGGGCGCGACCCGGTCACGGGCGCGATTCGCGTCGCCAAGGTGCTGTCGTCCGACCGCGCGCCGCTCGACGGCATCCGCCGCATCCTCGGCCGGTCCGACGGCGATCCCATCCCGCCGTGCGACATCCGCATGGGCACGACGATCGCCACCAACGCGCTGCTCGAGCGCAAGGGAACGCCCTGTGCGCTGGCGATCACGCGCGGCTTCCGCGACCTGCTCGCCATCGGCAACCAGACGCGACCGGACATCTTCGCGATCGACATCCGCAAGCCAGAGGCCCTGTACACCCGCGTCGTCGAAGTGGACGCGCGGTGCGACGCGAGCGGGCGCGCCGTCGTCGAGCCCGATATCGACGCGCTGCGGCGCAGCCTGCGCGAGGTGCGCGGCGCGGGCATCGACAGCCTCGCGGTGGTCGTGCTGCACGCATACCGCAGCGGCGCCCTCGAGCGCGTCATCGGCGACGTCGCGCGCGACCTCGGGTTTCGCCACGTATCCCTGTCGCACGAGGTTGCCGCGGAGATCGGCATGGTCGGTCGCGGCGACACCACCGTGGTCGATGCGTACCTCACGCCGCTGTTGCGCGACTACGTGGCGGGCCTGCTGCGCGAGTTGCCCGGCAGTTCGCTGCGCATGATGCAGTCCAGCGGCGGCCTGACCGACGCGCGGCGGTTTCGCGGTCGCAACGCGGTGCTGTCGGGACCGGCCGCCGGCGTGGTCGCCACCGCACATCTCGCCCGCGAGGCCGGCCTGCCCGGCGCCATCGGCTTCGACATGGGCGGTACGTCGACCGACGTGTCGCGCTACGACGGCGCCTACGAGCGGGTCTACGAGACCGAGGTCGCCGGCGTGCGGCTGCGCGCGCCGATGATGGCGATCCACACGGTCGCCGCCGGCGGCGGCTCGATCTGCCGCGCGCGCGGCGGCCGGCTCACGGTCGGCCCCGACAGCGCCGGCGCCGACCCGGGCCCACTGTGCTACGGCCGCGCAGGCGCCCGCGACCTCACCGTCACCGACGTCAACCTCGCGCTCGGCCGCGTGTTGCCGGACCGATTTCCGCTGCCGCTTTGCCGCGAACCGGTCGACGCCGCGCTCGCCGCGCTCGCCAGCCGCGTCGGCCGTCCGCCGGAGGAAGTCGCCGCCGGATTGTTCGCGATCGCCAACCACAACATGGCGGAGGCGATCCGGCAGGTCACGATCGCGCGCGGCCGCGACGTGCGCGACGACGCGCTCGTCGTGTTCGGTGGCGCCGGCGGCCAACATGCGTGCGCGATCGCGAGACAACTCGGCATCCGCACGTTGCTGTTTCACCGATTTGCTGGCGTGCTATCGGCCTACGGGATGGGGCTGGCGGACGTGACCTGGCACGGCGAGGCGGACGCGGGCCGCCTCGCGGTCGACGCGGGCATCGCCGGCGCGCTGGAGCCGGCGTTCGCCCGCCTCGCCGCCGCGGGGCGCGCCGCGCTGCGCGCCGACGGGTTTACGCCGGACCAGATCCACACCGTGCGGCGCGTCGATCTGCGCTACCGCGGCACCGAAACGCCGATCCCGGTGGACGTCGACGACCGCGCCGACGCGGCGGCGCTGCGCGCGGCGTTCGAGGCCGCCCACGAGCGACTGTTCGGCTACGCCCGGCCCGGACACCCGATCGAGGTCGCAGCCGTCCGCGTCGAGACGATCGCGCGCGCGCGACCGCCCGACGCACGCCGCCCGCTGGTGGCGCCCGCCGAACGCCCCGCACCACCTCCGCTGCGGCGCACGCGCGTGTGGGCCGGCGACCGCTTCTGCGACGCGCCGGTGTACGCGCGCGAGTCGCTGGCGCCCGGCGTGCGCATCGCCGGTCCCGCGATCGTCGTCGAGGACACCGGCACGGTCGTGGTCGACCCGGGTTTCGCGCTCGCCGCGATCGACGCCGATCGCATCGCGGTCACCGCGACGGCCGCGACGACGACCGCGACCGCGCGGCGGCGCGCACGCGCGAGCGACCGACCCGACCCGGTCCAGCTCGAGATCTTCAACAATCGCTTCATGTCGATCGCGACGCAGATGGGCGCGGTGCTGCGCCGCACGGCCCTGTCGACCAACATCCGCGAGCGGTTGGACTTTTCCTGCGCCGTGTTCGACCGCGACGGCGGCCTCGTGGCCAACGCGCCGCACATCCCGGTCCACCTCGGCGCGATGGGCGAATCGGTGCGCTGTACGCTCGCGGCCCATCCCGACCCGCAGCCGGGCGACGTGTACGCCACCAACGACCCGGCGGCCGGCGGCTCGCACCTGCCGGACATCACGGTCGTCACTCCCGTCCACGACGACCGCGGCGTGCTGCGGTTCTTCACCGCCAGCCGCGGCCACCACGCGGACGTCGGCGGCATCACGCCGGGGTCGATGCCGCCGTTTTCGCGCTCGATCGACGAGGAAGGCGCGGTGTTGCGCGCGCTGCGGATCGTCCGCGGCGGCCGGTTCGACGAGGCCGCCGTGCGCGCGGCGCTGTCGGCCGGGCCGTGGCCCGCGCGCGATCCGGACGCCAACATCGCCGACCTCCAGGCGCAGATCGCCGCCAATCGAACCGGTGCGCGCCTGCTGCGCGACACGATCGACGAGTACGGGCTGGCCGTCGTCGACGCGTACATGCGTCACGTCCAGGACAACGCCGCCGCCGAGGTCGCGACCGAGATCGCCGCGCTGCCGGACGGCGATCATGCGTTCGAGGACGCGCTCGACGACGGAACGCCGATCTGCGTGCGGATCTCGGTCTCCGGCGACCGCATGACAGTCGACTTTTCCGGCACCGGGCCGCAGGTCGACGGCAACCTCAACGCGCCCCGCGCGGTCACCGTGGCAGCCGTACTGTACGTATTACGCGCGCTCGTCGGCGCGCCGATCCCGCTCAACAGTGGTTGCTTGCGCAACGTATCGATCCGCGTGCCGCCAGGCAGCGTGCTCGACCCGGCGCCGGGCGCCGCGGTGTGCGGCGGCAACGTCGAGACGTCGCAGCGCGTCGTCGACGTGTTGCTCGCCGCGCTCGGCAAGGCGGCGGCGAGCCAGGGCACGATGAACAACCTCACGTTCGGCGACGACACGTTCGGCTACTACGAGACGATCGCCGGCGGCGCCGGCGCCGGGCCGGGCTTTCACGGTGCGTCCGGCGTCCACACCCACATGACCAACACGCGGATCACCGGTCCCGAGGTTCTCGAAGCCCGCTACCCGGTGCGGCTCGTGCAGTTTTCGCTCCGCCGCGGTTCCGGGGGAGCCGGCCGCTGGCGCGGCGGCGACGGCGTGGTGCGCGAGATCGAACTGTTGCGGCCGATGTGCGTGTCCATCCTGTCGGAGCGGCGCGCGCGAGCGCCCTTCGGCCTCGCCGGCGGCCATCCCGGCGCGCCCGGCCGCAACCTGCACAACGGCGCGCCGCTGCCCGGCAAGGTCGAGCTGGACGCCGCGGCGGGCGACCGCATCCGCATCGAGACGCCGGGCGGCGGCGGCTACGGGCCGCCGGACCAGGCGACGTAG
- a CDS encoding molybdopterin-binding oxidoreductase has product MLDRRALLRGAAAGTVVVALGGGLYALAADDLTAAARAQRRPDGRPRLPPGQRVIRQLKPMGGEPGDPRPKNWRLRIHGEVDAPFELTYEQLLALPQVEQVADVHCVTGWSVLGHRWTGVRVAELARRARVRPAARHVIFEGANGYTANVPLREALADNVLVCHRMNGRGFARPHGAPVRALVPDLYFWKSAKWLTGVRFVRRDEPGYWEVRGYHNHGDPWLEQRYG; this is encoded by the coding sequence ATGCTGGATCGGCGGGCGCTGCTGCGCGGCGCGGCGGCCGGCACCGTCGTGGTCGCCCTCGGCGGCGGCCTGTACGCACTGGCGGCCGACGACCTCACCGCCGCGGCGCGCGCGCAACGGCGCCCCGACGGCCGCCCGCGGTTGCCGCCGGGCCAGCGCGTGATCCGCCAGCTCAAACCGATGGGCGGCGAGCCGGGCGATCCGCGGCCGAAGAACTGGCGCCTGCGCATCCACGGCGAGGTCGACGCGCCGTTCGAACTCACGTACGAGCAGCTGCTCGCGCTGCCGCAGGTGGAACAGGTCGCCGACGTTCACTGCGTGACCGGCTGGTCGGTGCTCGGCCACCGGTGGACCGGCGTGCGCGTGGCCGAGCTGGCGCGCCGCGCGCGCGTGCGGCCGGCTGCGCGCCACGTCATCTTCGAGGGAGCCAACGGCTACACCGCGAACGTGCCGCTGCGCGAGGCGCTGGCCGACAACGTGCTCGTGTGCCATCGGATGAACGGCCGCGGGTTCGCGCGGCCGCACGGGGCGCCGGTGCGCGCGCTCGTGCCCGACCTGTACTTCTGGAAGAGCGCCAAGTGGCTCACCGGCGTGCGGTTCGTCCGCCGCGACGAGCCGGGCTACTGGGAGGTCCGCGGGTATCACAACCACGGCGACCCGTGGCTCGAACAGCGGTATGGCTGA
- a CDS encoding SDR family NAD(P)-dependent oxidoreductase: MGFARGHRRYSGDRCGCVGVGQHQGRSPARRAAATRGGRHAVIDLTGRHVVVTGGGGALGSAVVRAAVDAGAVCHVPSRSGRVPDAIAAVDGVHVVRGVDLCDDAAVRDFYAGIDNLWASLHAAGGFAMAPVTDTSSAAWHAMWATNATTCFVSCREAVRAMRRAGGGGRIVNVASRPALEPTAGMIAYAASKAAVVAITRGLAREVAGDGILVNAVAPSIFDTPANRAAMPDADPSQWPAPEAIARAMLWLASPANEVTTGAVVPVYGAAA, from the coding sequence ATGGGTTTCGCTCGTGGTCATCGGCGGTATTCTGGGGACCGGTGTGGCTGCGTCGGTGTGGGCCAACATCAAGGTCGCTCGCCTGCACGCCGCGCCGCCGCCACAAGAGGAGGACGACACGCCGTGATCGATTTGACTGGACGCCACGTCGTCGTCACCGGCGGGGGCGGTGCGCTCGGCAGCGCCGTGGTGCGCGCGGCCGTGGACGCCGGCGCCGTATGTCACGTGCCGAGCCGCAGCGGCCGGGTGCCCGACGCGATCGCGGCGGTCGACGGCGTCCACGTGGTGCGCGGCGTCGATCTGTGCGACGACGCCGCGGTGCGTGACTTCTACGCCGGCATCGACAACCTGTGGGCGTCGCTGCACGCCGCCGGCGGGTTCGCCATGGCGCCGGTGACGGACACGTCTTCGGCGGCCTGGCACGCGATGTGGGCGACCAACGCGACGACTTGTTTCGTGAGCTGCCGCGAGGCGGTGCGCGCGATGCGGCGCGCCGGAGGCGGCGGCCGCATCGTCAACGTGGCGTCGCGACCCGCGCTCGAGCCGACGGCCGGGATGATCGCCTACGCGGCGTCGAAGGCCGCGGTGGTCGCGATCACCCGCGGCCTGGCGCGCGAGGTCGCCGGCGACGGCATCCTGGTCAACGCGGTGGCGCCGTCGATCTTCGACACGCCCGCGAACCGCGCCGCGATGCCGGACGCCGACCCGTCCCAGTGGCCGGCGCCCGAGGCGATCGCGCGCGCGATGCTGTGGCTGGCGTCACCGGCCAACGAGGTCACGACCGGCGCGGTCGTCCCCGTGTACGGCGCGGCGGCGTGA
- a CDS encoding TerC family protein, whose amino-acid sequence MIPWVLFLVLVFALLAVDLGVVNREAHVVSIRESLRWTLVWIAVSLAFNAVVYFAYEHHWFGIGRHIGHDLGGREAAIQFFTGYVIEKSLSVDNIFVIALIFSHFRVPKQHQHRTLFWGIVGAVVMRGAMIAAGAALIARFDWMAYVFGALLLFTAVRMMVGGHGDVDPSRSLLVRIARRIYPVSGEFDGPRFFTRTAAGTRAMTPMFVALLAVEGADVLFAVDSIPAVFAVTRDPFLVFTSNIFAILGLRALYFALAAAMDRFRYIQASLVFLLSFIGVKMILQHHFPIPAWVSLVVIGGILGTGVAASVWANIKVARLHAAPPPQEEDDTP is encoded by the coding sequence ATGATTCCGTGGGTTTTGTTCCTCGTCCTCGTGTTCGCGCTGCTCGCGGTGGACCTGGGCGTGGTCAACCGCGAGGCGCACGTCGTGTCGATCCGAGAGTCACTGCGGTGGACGTTGGTATGGATCGCCGTATCGCTCGCGTTCAACGCGGTCGTGTATTTCGCGTACGAACACCACTGGTTCGGCATCGGCCGCCATATCGGTCACGACCTCGGCGGCCGCGAGGCGGCGATCCAGTTCTTCACCGGCTACGTGATCGAAAAGTCGCTCAGCGTCGACAACATCTTCGTCATCGCGCTCATCTTTTCGCACTTTCGCGTGCCGAAACAGCACCAGCACCGCACGTTGTTTTGGGGCATCGTGGGCGCTGTCGTCATGCGGGGCGCGATGATCGCCGCCGGAGCCGCGCTCATTGCGCGGTTCGACTGGATGGCGTACGTGTTCGGGGCGCTCTTGCTGTTTACGGCGGTGCGCATGATGGTCGGCGGTCACGGCGACGTCGATCCGTCCCGGAGCCTATTGGTGCGGATCGCGCGCCGCATCTACCCGGTGTCGGGCGAGTTCGACGGCCCGCGGTTTTTCACCCGCACGGCCGCCGGGACGCGCGCGATGACGCCGATGTTCGTCGCGCTGCTCGCGGTCGAAGGGGCCGACGTGTTGTTCGCCGTCGATTCGATCCCCGCGGTGTTCGCGGTGACGCGCGACCCGTTTCTGGTGTTCACCTCCAATATCTTTGCCATTTTGGGATTGCGCGCGCTGTATTTCGCGCTGGCCGCGGCGATGGACCGATTTCGCTACATCCAGGCCAGCTTGGTGTTTTTGCTGTCGTTCATCGGCGTGAAGATGATCTTGCAGCACCACTTCCCGATCCCGGCATGGGTTTCGCTCGTGGTCATCGGCGGTATTCTGGGGACCGGTGTGGCTGCGTCGGTGTGGGCCAACATCAAGGTCGCTCGCCTGCACGCCGCGCCGCCGCCACAAGAGGAGGACGACACGCCGTGA
- the cls gene encoding cardiolipin synthase, producing the protein MWTDAIALTVYAAVVAAGVLSGVHALLHKRDPRSQLGWLVLCVLVPVFGAFFYWLLGVNRIKTRAQRWAAEGHWGPDASAKELQSADPVSADRMRSLLRLAKAVTGRPLLAGNRVDVLHNGEQAYPAMIDAIANAQKTVHLCTYIWETDDVGRQFVDALAAAARRGVRVRALVDAIGERYSRPRVTRLLRDVDGVEVARFLPLVLSLRGLRVNLRNHRKILVVDSEVGFTGGMNIGGRHMVTRPDNPKRAVDIHFRIEGQGVAFLEEAFAADWLFTTGKETGWPGYRPMDDRGPALVRGIMDGPNEDLETLQWVLIGALAAARDRVCIMTPYFIPSREMIAALSSAALRGVSVEILLPSDNNLPFVAWASNACLWEILQHGVRVFFRPPPFAHSKLFLVDDYYAIVGSANIDPRSLRLNFEFNLEIYDAALGASLVSHFDDVRAESREVTLDDVNARPLWMKLRDSTCKLFSPYL; encoded by the coding sequence ATGTGGACCGACGCGATCGCCCTGACCGTGTACGCCGCCGTGGTTGCGGCCGGCGTGCTGTCGGGCGTCCACGCCCTGTTGCACAAGCGCGATCCGCGGTCCCAACTCGGGTGGCTGGTGCTGTGCGTGCTCGTGCCGGTGTTCGGCGCGTTCTTCTACTGGCTGCTGGGCGTCAACCGGATCAAGACGCGCGCGCAGCGGTGGGCGGCGGAAGGCCACTGGGGACCGGATGCGTCGGCCAAGGAGCTGCAGTCGGCCGATCCCGTGAGCGCGGACCGGATGCGGTCGCTGCTGCGCCTCGCCAAGGCCGTGACCGGCCGGCCGCTGTTGGCCGGCAACCGCGTCGACGTGCTCCACAACGGCGAGCAGGCCTACCCCGCGATGATCGACGCGATCGCGAACGCGCAAAAGACGGTCCACCTGTGCACCTACATCTGGGAGACGGACGACGTCGGCCGCCAGTTCGTCGACGCGCTCGCCGCGGCCGCCAGGCGGGGGGTACGGGTGCGCGCGCTCGTCGACGCGATCGGGGAGCGCTACTCGCGGCCGCGCGTCACGCGCCTGCTGCGCGACGTCGACGGGGTCGAGGTGGCGCGGTTCTTGCCGCTGGTGCTGTCGTTGCGCGGGCTGCGGGTGAACCTGCGCAATCACCGCAAGATCCTGGTCGTCGACAGTGAGGTCGGTTTTACCGGGGGCATGAACATCGGCGGGCGCCACATGGTGACGCGCCCGGACAACCCGAAGAGAGCGGTGGACATCCACTTTCGCATCGAGGGGCAGGGCGTGGCGTTCCTCGAGGAGGCATTCGCGGCCGACTGGCTGTTCACGACCGGCAAGGAAACCGGCTGGCCCGGCTACCGGCCGATGGACGACCGCGGGCCGGCGCTCGTGCGCGGCATCATGGACGGGCCCAACGAGGATCTCGAGACGCTCCAGTGGGTGCTCATCGGTGCGCTGGCGGCGGCGCGCGACCGCGTGTGCATCATGACGCCGTACTTCATCCCGAGTCGGGAGATGATCGCCGCGCTCAGCTCGGCGGCGCTGCGCGGCGTCAGCGTCGAGATCCTGCTGCCCAGCGACAACAACCTGCCATTCGTCGCGTGGGCGAGCAACGCATGTCTGTGGGAGATCCTGCAGCACGGCGTGCGCGTGTTCTTCCGTCCGCCCCCGTTTGCTCACAGCAAGCTGTTTCTGGTCGACGACTACTACGCGATCGTCGGCAGCGCGAACATCGACCCGCGCAGCCTGCGCCTCAATTTTGAGTTCAATCTGGAAATCTACGATGCGGCGCTCGGGGCGTCGCTCGTGTCTCATTTCGACGACGTGCGCGCCGAGAGCCGCGAGGTGACGCTCGACGACGTCAACGCGCGGCCGCTGTGGATGAAGCTGCGCGACTCCACGTGCAAGCTGTTTTCGCCGTACCTGTAA